The following coding sequences are from one Aliarcobacter skirrowii CCUG 10374 window:
- a CDS encoding DUF475 domain-containing protein, translating to MKQKPIISYFYGLFAVWFVASVLLYLYGGFFALYQGTILSVLELSLSFDNAVVNATILATMAVVWRKRFLIWGMIIAVFGVRFVFPILIVYFSTSMGLLDSFNLAINNPSEYEKIIQSSHHIIMSFGGMFLLMLFLKFIFDENKDVHWIKYIENIAVKLSKVGDIKALFVMFLMLAITYIAPNEVVMGDKLVTINKLEILVPMIVGVIAFYLLELLKGFIELKSGNHKNSDTKVTELSGGFISFMYLEMIDMSFSLDGVLGAFAITQNVVIIMLGLGVGAMAVRSLTIYMVEKEVVAKYIYLEHGAMWSIGLLSLSMLIQIFYHLPPMLITTFAIVPISLAFIHSIYKNKQFILDNENSTSDK from the coding sequence TTGAAACAAAAACCTATAATTTCATATTTTTATGGTCTTTTTGCAGTTTGGTTTGTAGCTTCTGTATTATTGTATTTGTATGGTGGTTTTTTTGCACTTTATCAAGGTACTATTTTATCAGTTTTGGAGCTTAGTCTATCTTTTGATAATGCAGTTGTAAATGCAACAATTTTAGCAACAATGGCAGTTGTTTGGAGAAAAAGATTTCTTATTTGGGGTATGATTATTGCTGTTTTTGGTGTTAGATTTGTATTTCCTATTTTAATTGTATATTTCTCAACTTCAATGGGACTTCTTGACTCTTTTAATTTAGCAATTAATAATCCAAGTGAGTATGAAAAAATAATTCAAAGCTCTCATCATATAATTATGTCTTTTGGTGGAATGTTCCTTTTAATGCTATTTTTAAAGTTTATTTTTGATGAGAATAAAGATGTTCATTGGATTAAATATATTGAAAATATTGCTGTTAAGTTATCAAAAGTAGGTGATATTAAAGCTTTGTTTGTTATGTTTTTAATGTTAGCAATTACCTATATAGCTCCAAATGAAGTTGTTATGGGAGATAAGTTGGTAACTATAAATAAATTAGAGATTTTAGTTCCAATGATTGTAGGTGTTATTGCTTTTTATTTGCTTGAACTTTTAAAGGGTTTTATAGAGTTAAAAAGTGGAAATCATAAAAATAGTGACACTAAAGTTACAGAGTTAAGTGGTGGATTTATATCATTTATGTATCTAGAGATGATAGATATGAGCTTTTCACTTGATGGTGTTTTAGGGGCTTTTGCTATTACTCAAAATGTTGTAATTATTATGCTTGGACTTGGAGTTGGAGCGATGGCTGTAAGAAGCCTTACAATTTATATGGTAGAAAAAGAGGTTGTTGCTAAATATATCTATTTAGAACATGGAGCTATGTGGTCAATTGGACTTCTATCTTTATCTATGTTGATACAGATTTTTTATCATCTACCACCAATGCTAATTACAACTTTTGCAATAGTTCCAATATCTTTAGCATTTATACACTCAATTTATAAAAATAAACAGTTTATTTTAGACAATGAAAATAGTACTAGCGACAAATAG
- a CDS encoding DNA polymerase IV — translation MFIHLDLDCYFVSAHRTIDKTLLNIPVAVGGKSNVDIFSNKKVHRKVATNRASFSSKILDSSSVEDRDYFVDENGKIRGIITTASYEARAYGVKTAMSVNEALRFCPKLKMIKPNFELYDNLSNNLKNLLELEIPLIEQFSIDEFFGDLSGYIEEDEAFYFAKKLKEKIEKELELPVSIGVAPTKYLSKLMTDFAKPNGVKVLKQNDIESFTKDIEISKFTGIGKSFVEKLSGYNIKTLGDIRKNRTLFYSWGKVGVDTYNRVCGIRDNSLTINKERKSLGIGRSFDPILSRDELKRRVMILSRYLSFIVNKEGYNPLSYQLQIRYEYNTKSKSQLNTNTIFNEFDFKNYMQDLFLKADIHRNYRVVQLYITVFNFAKQNSHTYNLFEYEDDLKKEKLTNKLQILREKFGVDIVKNGSEII, via the coding sequence ATGTTTATTCACCTTGATTTAGATTGCTACTTTGTCTCTGCTCATAGAACTATTGATAAAACTTTGCTAAACATTCCAGTTGCTGTTGGAGGAAAGAGTAATGTTGATATTTTTTCAAATAAAAAGGTTCATAGAAAAGTTGCAACAAACCGTGCTAGTTTTTCAAGTAAAATTTTAGATAGTTCAAGTGTTGAAGATAGAGACTATTTTGTAGATGAAAATGGAAAAATTAGAGGAATTATAACAACTGCATCTTATGAAGCAAGAGCTTATGGAGTAAAAACTGCCATGAGTGTAAATGAGGCATTAAGATTTTGTCCAAAATTAAAAATGATAAAACCAAATTTTGAGTTATATGATAATTTATCAAATAATTTAAAAAATCTTTTAGAGCTTGAAATACCACTGATTGAACAATTTTCAATAGATGAGTTTTTTGGAGATTTAAGTGGATATATAGAAGAAGATGAGGCTTTTTATTTTGCCAAAAAATTAAAAGAAAAAATTGAAAAAGAGTTGGAACTTCCAGTCTCTATTGGAGTTGCACCAACAAAATATCTATCAAAACTTATGACAGATTTTGCAAAACCAAATGGAGTTAAAGTTTTAAAACAAAACGATATAGAGAGTTTCACAAAAGATATTGAAATATCAAAATTTACAGGTATTGGAAAATCTTTTGTTGAAAAACTATCTGGCTATAACATTAAAACTTTAGGAGATATTAGAAAAAACAGAACTCTTTTTTACTCTTGGGGTAAAGTTGGAGTTGATACATACAATAGAGTTTGTGGAATTAGAGATAATAGTTTAACAATAAATAAAGAGAGAAAATCTCTTGGAATTGGAAGAAGTTTTGATCCAATTTTAAGTAGAGATGAACTTAAAAGAAGAGTTATGATTTTAAGCAGGTATCTTAGTTTTATTGTAAATAAAGAGGGTTATAATCCTTTGTCATATCAGTTGCAAATAAGATATGAGTACAATACAAAATCAAAATCACAATTAAATACAAATACAATTTTTAATGAATTTGATTTTAAAAACTATATGCAAGATCTATTTTTAAAAGCAGATATACATAGAAATTATAGAGTTGTACAACTTTATATAACTGTATTTAATTTTGCAAAACAAAATAGTCATACATATAATCTTTTTGAGTATGAAGATGATTTAAAAAAAGAGAAATTAACTAATAAACTGCAGATTTTAAGAGAGAAATTTGGAGTTGATATTGTAAAAAATGGTTCAGAGATAATCTAA
- a CDS encoding TonB-dependent receptor plug domain-containing protein, whose product MKKIITLSFGLAAILSANEAVKLEQVNIVEKSNSKLIKNINSEELKSADLAEALMKNSANISIVRRNGIANDIILRGQKKDNINILIDGAKIYGACPNRMDPPTSHVVTNNIKSVKIIEGPYDVENFGTLSGLVKVETKDPKEGFHGELNLNAGSFNYKKASATIEGGNDKVKALISASTEKSDPYKDGNGDNFLEQQRKRGVPLATQYKSDDIDAFEKDSFLSKLQFNITDNQDLKVSYSANRSDGILYPAGPMDADYDDSDIYTFGYTIRELGKFSKELNLDYYYSKVDHPMSGKLRNGNGTSYMTNHLKTSVWGATVKNSLEISDSLITLGLDTSVRNWRGQMHSTNIATGVVTPNATMNRMYDTDTTNKAIFTKVEKSIGNLDIEAGLRYDYTDIETQRPNVDDKKYIGINGYLFTAYNFDEKNKVFAGIGKSSRVPDARELYQQTTSSNPNLEQTKNYEVDLGFEKTIGNFNIKPRVFYSELKDYIYNSSKFENIDAKIYGADLSGYYYFTDDLSLDFALAYLKGKKDGNYIDKDLAEIPPLKANFALNYEYKKAKFKAEVIAVDRWDSYDSSAKEQEIAGYALMNLKYSQELFKNFELTLGVDNLFDKVYNSTNTYQDIRYVTVGGDQILFNDPGRYGYINLKYSF is encoded by the coding sequence ATGAAAAAGATTATTACTTTATCTTTTGGTTTAGCTGCAATTTTAAGTGCTAATGAAGCTGTTAAATTAGAGCAGGTAAATATTGTTGAAAAATCAAACTCAAAACTTATAAAAAATATAAATAGTGAAGAGTTAAAAAGTGCTGATTTAGCTGAAGCTTTAATGAAAAACTCTGCAAATATATCAATTGTAAGAAGAAATGGTATTGCAAATGATATTATATTAAGAGGGCAAAAAAAAGATAATATTAATATCTTAATTGATGGTGCTAAAATATATGGTGCTTGTCCAAATAGAATGGATCCACCAACTTCTCATGTAGTTACAAATAATATTAAAAGTGTAAAGATTATTGAAGGACCTTATGATGTTGAGAATTTTGGAACTTTAAGTGGTCTTGTAAAAGTTGAAACAAAAGATCCAAAAGAGGGATTTCATGGTGAATTGAACTTAAATGCTGGAAGTTTTAACTATAAAAAAGCAAGTGCAACAATTGAAGGTGGAAATGATAAAGTTAAAGCTTTAATCTCAGCTTCAACTGAAAAAAGTGATCCATATAAAGATGGAAATGGTGATAACTTTTTAGAACAACAAAGAAAAAGAGGAGTTCCTCTTGCAACTCAATATAAAAGTGATGATATAGATGCATTTGAAAAAGATAGTTTTTTGTCAAAACTACAATTTAATATAACAGATAATCAAGATTTAAAAGTTTCATATAGTGCAAATAGAAGTGATGGTATTTTGTATCCAGCTGGACCTATGGATGCAGATTATGATGATAGCGATATATATACTTTTGGATATACAATAAGAGAGTTAGGAAAATTTTCTAAAGAGTTAAATTTAGACTATTACTACTCAAAAGTAGATCACCCTATGAGTGGAAAATTAAGAAATGGAAATGGAACTTCATATATGACAAACCACTTAAAAACTTCAGTTTGGGGAGCAACAGTTAAAAACTCTTTAGAAATTAGTGATAGTTTAATTACTCTTGGTCTTGATACAAGTGTTAGAAACTGGAGAGGTCAAATGCACTCTACAAATATAGCTACAGGTGTAGTTACTCCAAATGCTACAATGAATAGGATGTATGATACAGATACTACAAATAAAGCAATTTTTACAAAGGTTGAAAAATCTATTGGAAATTTAGATATTGAAGCTGGTTTAAGATATGACTACACAGATATAGAGACTCAAAGACCAAATGTAGATGATAAAAAATATATAGGAATAAATGGATATCTGTTTACAGCATATAATTTTGATGAGAAAAATAAGGTTTTTGCAGGTATTGGAAAATCTTCTAGAGTTCCAGATGCAAGAGAGTTATATCAACAAACAACTTCATCAAATCCAAACTTAGAACAAACAAAAAACTATGAGGTAGATTTAGGATTTGAGAAAACTATTGGAAACTTTAATATTAAACCAAGAGTATTTTACTCTGAGTTAAAAGATTATATCTATAATAGTTCAAAATTTGAAAATATAGATGCAAAAATTTATGGAGCAGATTTAAGTGGATATTACTATTTTACAGATGATTTATCACTTGATTTTGCACTTGCATATTTAAAAGGGAAAAAAGATGGTAACTATATAGATAAAGATTTAGCAGAAATTCCACCACTTAAAGCAAATTTTGCTTTAAACTATGAGTATAAAAAAGCAAAATTTAAAGCTGAAGTAATTGCTGTTGATAGATGGGATAGTTATGATTCAAGCGCAAAAGAGCAGGAAATTGCTGGATATGCACTTATGAATTTAAAATATTCTCAAGAGTTATTTAAAAACTTTGAATTAACTTTAGGAGTTGATAATCTATTTGACAAAGTTTATAACTCAACAAATACTTATCAAGATATTAGATATGTAACTGTTGGAGGAGATCAAATTTTATTTAATGACCCAGGAAGATATGGTTATATAAATTTAAAATATAGCTTCTAA
- a CDS encoding sensor histidine kinase translates to MNFKRLFFHLSNFVLIFFLLLLILFLNSFLTVRFDFLQNSIVFIIFLSLLGSILFLIFSKKILKSLLTSDESLKNSIKNTLHELNIPTSTIKINTQLLKKSISDEKTLQRVERIEKANESLFELYKNMEYEFQKVLENIDKEEFYLLESINKTLDKFEDIKKDTKIDLNLKDISLYSDYKGFLIVLDNLISNAIKYNDKKNPYIKIELNENILSIFNKGEKIDAKNLMLVFDRFFQEDSSNIGHGIGLAVVKEYCDRNRVAININNIEDGVKISLNLKNIVKQA, encoded by the coding sequence TTGAACTTTAAAAGACTCTTTTTTCATCTATCAAATTTTGTATTGATATTTTTTTTACTTCTTTTAATACTATTTTTAAACTCTTTTTTAACTGTTAGGTTTGATTTTTTACAAAATAGTATTGTTTTTATCATTTTTTTATCACTTTTAGGTTCAATTTTATTTTTAATATTTTCAAAAAAGATTTTAAAATCACTTTTAACAAGTGATGAGAGTTTGAAAAATAGTATAAAAAATACTCTTCATGAGTTAAATATTCCAACTTCAACTATTAAAATAAATACTCAATTACTAAAAAAAAGTATAAGCGATGAAAAAACGCTTCAAAGAGTAGAGAGAATTGAAAAAGCAAATGAGAGTTTGTTTGAACTTTACAAAAATATGGAGTATGAGTTTCAAAAAGTTCTTGAAAATATAGATAAAGAGGAGTTTTATCTGCTTGAATCTATAAATAAAACCTTAGATAAATTTGAAGATATAAAAAAAGATACAAAGATAGATTTAAACTTAAAAGATATTAGTTTATATAGCGATTATAAGGGTTTTTTAATAGTTTTAGATAATCTTATATCAAATGCAATTAAATATAATGATAAAAAGAATCCATATATAAAAATTGAATTAAATGAAAATATTTTATCTATTTTTAACAAAGGTGAAAAAATTGATGCAAAAAATCTGATGCTAGTTTTTGATAGATTTTTTCAAGAAGACTCTTCAAATATTGGTCATGGAATTGGACTTGCAGTTGTAAAAGAGTATTGTGATAGAAATAGAGTTGCTATAAATATAAACAATATTGAAGATGGTGTAAAAATAAGTTTAAATCTTAAAAACATAGTTAAACAAGCCTAA
- a CDS encoding response regulator transcription factor: MYNILILEDDSLFASSIEDFLNCENFEVDIAKDSEEVFSYTYSKNYDLYLFDINVPKLNGLETLKMLRQSNDNTPCIFLTSYKDKDTLKSGFISGCDDYIKKPVDLDELNLRLRAILRRENKGFSKVILEDNLYFNQEDKRVYKDNEDLNLPSKVLELLELFIENRNKIVTKEMIFSRLYSKEQTHSEGAVRVYINQIKNIFETKDDVIKNIKGVGYKFEL; encoded by the coding sequence ATGTATAATATTTTGATTTTGGAAGATGACTCTTTATTTGCATCTAGTATTGAGGATTTTTTAAATTGTGAAAATTTTGAAGTTGATATTGCAAAAGATTCAGAAGAGGTATTTTCATATACATACTCAAAAAATTATGACCTATATTTGTTTGATATAAATGTTCCAAAACTAAATGGACTTGAAACTTTAAAGATGTTAAGACAAAGCAATGACAACACCCCTTGTATTTTTTTAACTTCATATAAAGATAAAGATACTTTAAAAAGTGGTTTTATATCTGGATGTGATGATTATATAAAAAAACCTGTTGATTTAGATGAGTTAAATTTAAGATTAAGAGCTATTTTAAGAAGAGAAAACAAAGGTTTTTCAAAAGTTATTTTAGAAGATAATCTATATTTTAATCAAGAGGATAAAAGAGTCTATAAAGATAATGAAGATTTAAATCTTCCTTCAAAAGTTTTAGAACTACTTGAGCTTTTTATTGAAAATAGAAACAAAATTGTTACAAAAGAGATGATTTTTTCAAGACTTTATAGCAAAGAGCAGACTCACAGTGAAGGTGCTGTAAGAGTCTATATAAATCAGATTAAAAATATTTTTGAAACAAAAGATGATGTGATAAAAAATATAAAAGGTGTTGGATATAAATTTGAACTTTAA
- a CDS encoding Na/Pi cotransporter family protein encodes MVKNISMSLGFLLLGYVVITYENFTVLLSGIAIFIIGMFFMQDGFKQLSGGLLERLLQKFTYNSFYAIATGLVATSIVQSSTITTLLTISFVGAELITLVQGIGVIFGSNLGSTTTAWIVSSLGVDVKISAYAFPMLVFGVILRFFKTNSFKGTGNVLLGLGFIFLGIAYMKDGFDVIKDQIDLASYAMDGYAGILLYILIGLFVTIVIQSSAATLAIVITALNADSISYINALSLAIGANLGTVLTAVVASFTSTQDAKRVAGSHVIFNFVTASIITIFIYQFKDFVDLIAPYFGISDNNYGMKLALFHTLFSLVGILVLSPFIPSIARFLERILPQKVSSASKPKFLTPIVLESPDAALVSIKKEIINLYENCQKAMLHALSLHTTGLNKETLAVQLNKEFTVIDTNIDEIYQTNLKSLYSEIIKYSSLAQTNMFDFQQKEAGELKRAASLIVEVLKDTRDIQKNVNFYLKSRNSFIKEEYNILRKELAEILIDIDTLKSLEDDAEQLTQFEFIKSELAQNDLASSEEIDALIREDKIKSTMATSYMNDSATGYAIQKKLVEVASILFLNSELIKKISEVKNETK; translated from the coding sequence TTGGTAAAAAATATCTCTATGAGTTTAGGGTTTTTACTTCTTGGTTATGTAGTAATCACTTATGAAAACTTTACTGTACTTTTAAGTGGAATTGCCATTTTTATTATTGGTATGTTCTTTATGCAAGATGGTTTCAAACAACTATCAGGAGGTCTTTTAGAAAGACTTCTACAAAAGTTTACTTATAATAGTTTTTATGCAATTGCAACTGGTCTTGTGGCAACTTCTATAGTTCAAAGTTCAACAATAACAACACTTCTTACAATATCTTTTGTGGGAGCTGAATTAATTACTTTAGTTCAAGGAATTGGAGTAATATTTGGTTCAAACCTTGGAAGTACAACAACAGCTTGGATAGTTTCAAGTTTGGGAGTTGATGTTAAAATCTCAGCTTATGCATTTCCTATGCTTGTATTTGGTGTAATTTTAAGATTTTTTAAAACAAACTCATTTAAAGGAACTGGAAATGTTCTTTTAGGACTTGGTTTTATCTTCTTAGGAATTGCATATATGAAAGATGGATTTGATGTAATTAAAGATCAAATTGATTTAGCAAGCTATGCAATGGATGGTTATGCTGGGATTTTATTATATATTTTAATAGGTCTTTTTGTAACAATTGTTATTCAATCAAGTGCAGCAACTTTGGCAATTGTTATTACAGCTTTAAATGCAGATAGTATTTCATATATAAATGCTTTATCTTTGGCAATTGGAGCAAATCTTGGTACAGTTTTAACAGCAGTTGTAGCATCTTTTACTTCCACTCAAGATGCAAAAAGAGTAGCTGGTTCGCATGTTATTTTTAACTTTGTAACAGCTTCTATTATTACTATTTTTATCTACCAATTTAAAGATTTTGTTGATTTAATTGCTCCATATTTTGGAATTAGTGATAACAACTATGGAATGAAACTTGCACTATTTCACACTCTATTTAGTTTAGTTGGTATTTTAGTTTTATCTCCTTTTATACCTTCTATAGCAAGATTTTTAGAGAGAATTCTTCCTCAAAAAGTTTCATCTGCTTCAAAACCAAAATTCTTAACTCCTATTGTTTTAGAAAGTCCAGATGCTGCTTTAGTATCTATAAAAAAAGAGATAATAAATCTTTATGAAAATTGTCAAAAAGCAATGCTTCACGCACTTAGTCTTCATACGACTGGACTTAATAAAGAGACTTTAGCAGTTCAACTAAACAAAGAGTTTACAGTAATTGATACAAATATCGATGAAATTTATCAAACAAATTTAAAATCTTTATATAGTGAAATTATAAAATACTCATCACTTGCTCAAACAAATATGTTTGATTTTCAACAAAAAGAGGCTGGAGAGCTCAAAAGAGCTGCTTCTTTAATTGTTGAAGTTTTAAAAGATACAAGAGATATTCAAAAAAATGTAAACTTCTATTTAAAAAGTAGAAATAGCTTTATTAAAGAGGAGTATAATATCTTAAGAAAAGAGCTTGCAGAGATTTTAATAGATATTGATACTCTTAAATCTTTGGAAGATGATGCAGAGCAACTAACTCAATTTGAGTTTATAAAATCTGAATTAGCACAAAATGATTTAGCAAGTAGCGAAGAGATTGATGCACTAATTAGAGAAGATAAAATCAAATCAACAATGGCAACTTCATATATGAATGATAGTGCAACTGGTTATGCTATTCAGAAAAAACTTGTTGAAGTTGCTAGTATTTTATTTTTAAATAGTGAACTTATCAAAAAAATTAGTGAGGTGAAAAATGAAACTAAGTAA
- the brnQ gene encoding branched-chain amino acid transport system II carrier protein, protein MMKQNSVYKDSLILGFAIFSMYFGAGNVIFPPYLGLISASDWKISFFAYFLADIGFATIAMFALLKAGGNVDNLTSKLGKINGKILMAIVILCIGPLIALPRTGAVTYEMLIIPYFGDSSLNSIITSIFYFGLILFFTLKPSSMIEILGKVLSPLLFISLLILIIKGVITPLGDIVENDKNDTIFFDGLILGYQTLDMLAALAFGIIVVKLLKSKGYSDNKTTFKVVSNASILAAFGIMLVYFGLAYLGATTSSLYGSDIEKVKLLNLIIYNLFGSNASIVLAFVVFLACFTTGAALVSVTAEYFSKISNGKFSYKQLVVLTSLFAIFITNFGLENIINFAAPILFIVYPAVIVLVFLTFFDKYITNQNIYKFTSFATIFYSIFELISNSYFKFEFMQEIPFYNEGLAWIIPATIFLFVGYFVKDKKRNS, encoded by the coding sequence ATGATGAAGCAAAATAGTGTTTATAAAGATAGTTTAATTCTAGGATTTGCAATATTTTCTATGTACTTTGGAGCTGGAAATGTTATTTTTCCTCCATACTTAGGATTAATTAGTGCAAGTGATTGGAAAATATCATTTTTTGCATACTTTTTAGCTGATATTGGATTTGCTACTATTGCTATGTTTGCTTTATTAAAAGCAGGTGGAAATGTTGATAATCTTACTTCAAAACTTGGAAAAATAAATGGTAAGATTTTAATGGCAATAGTAATATTGTGCATAGGACCATTGATTGCACTACCAAGAACAGGAGCTGTTACTTATGAGATGCTTATAATTCCATATTTTGGAGATAGTAGTCTAAATTCGATAATAACTTCAATTTTTTATTTTGGGCTTATTCTGTTTTTTACATTAAAACCAAGTAGTATGATAGAGATTTTGGGGAAGGTTTTATCTCCATTGCTATTTATATCTTTGCTTATTCTTATTATAAAAGGGGTAATTACACCTTTAGGAGATATTGTAGAAAATGATAAAAATGATACTATATTTTTTGATGGATTGATTTTAGGTTATCAAACACTTGATATGTTGGCAGCTTTAGCTTTTGGAATTATTGTTGTTAAGCTTTTAAAATCAAAAGGTTATAGTGATAATAAAACAACATTTAAAGTTGTTTCAAATGCTTCAATCTTGGCTGCTTTTGGAATTATGCTTGTATATTTTGGTTTAGCATATTTAGGAGCAACTACAAGCTCTTTATATGGATCTGATATTGAAAAAGTAAAACTACTTAATTTAATCATATATAATCTTTTTGGAAGCAATGCATCAATTGTTTTAGCATTTGTTGTATTTTTAGCTTGTTTTACAACAGGAGCTGCACTTGTTAGTGTTACTGCTGAGTATTTTTCAAAAATAAGTAATGGTAAGTTTAGCTATAAACAGTTGGTTGTTTTAACATCTTTATTTGCAATATTTATTACAAATTTTGGTTTAGAAAATATTATAAATTTTGCTGCACCAATTTTATTTATAGTATATCCAGCAGTTATTGTTTTGGTTTTTTTAACTTTTTTTGATAAATATATTACAAATCAAAATATATATAAATTTACAAGCTTTGCAACTATTTTTTACTCTATTTTTGAACTTATTTCAAACTCATATTTTAAATTTGAGTTTATGCAAGAAATACCATTTTATAATGAAGGATTAGCTTGGATTATTCCAGCAACTATATTTTTATTTGTAGGATATTTTGTGAAAGATAAAAAGCGAAACTCTTAA
- a CDS encoding tRNA (cytidine(34)-2'-O)-methyltransferase gives MFNIVLHEPRIPGNVGTIGRLAFALNCKLHLIKPYGFKDITEKELRRAGLDYWFDLDVFEYENIDDFWQKNPLSSRHFLATTKTKRLYFEEKFEVGDYFYFGREDAGLPEEILKKAENSLVTIPMTNRARSLNLANSVSIITYEALRQNYNFFEIS, from the coding sequence ATGTTCAATATTGTACTTCATGAGCCAAGAATTCCTGGAAATGTTGGAACTATTGGAAGATTAGCCTTTGCTTTAAATTGTAAACTACATCTAATAAAACCTTATGGGTTTAAAGATATTACAGAAAAAGAGCTAAGACGAGCAGGGCTTGATTATTGGTTTGATTTGGATGTTTTTGAGTATGAAAATATTGATGATTTTTGGCAAAAAAACCCTCTCTCATCAAGACACTTTTTAGCAACAACAAAGACAAAGAGATTATACTTTGAGGAAAAATTTGAAGTAGGGGATTATTTCTATTTTGGAAGAGAGGATGCTGGACTTCCAGAAGAGATATTAAAAAAAGCAGAAAATAGTTTGGTTACAATTCCAATGACAAATAGGGCAAGAAGCTTAAATCTTGCAAATAGTGTATCAATAATAACTTATGAAGCTCTAAGACAAAATTACAACTTTTTTGAGATAAGTTAA
- the purU gene encoding formyltetrahydrofolate deformylase: protein MEQYILKIATNDAKGLIYNISKVLFANNLNIDTNAEYVDPQTKNFFMRSLISGNVSSNILLKELKEVLPQGSQITLNKRTKKDVVLLATKEAHVLGDLLIKYISNELNANIKAVIANHEDLRNLVEKFDIPFFCISADNLSKEQHEELLKAKIDEFNPELIVLAKYMRILTPNFVEKYKGKVLNIHHSFLPAFIGANPYKQAFDRGVKIIGATAHFVTNDLDEGPIIYQDVVRVDHTYSWEDMRNAGRDVEKVVLSNAFELLLEDRVFVFKNKTVIL, encoded by the coding sequence ATGGAACAATATATATTAAAAATTGCAACAAATGATGCAAAAGGACTTATTTATAATATCTCAAAAGTTCTTTTTGCAAATAATTTAAATATTGATACAAATGCTGAATATGTAGATCCCCAAACAAAAAATTTCTTTATGAGAAGTTTAATATCTGGTAATGTATCTTCAAATATTTTATTAAAAGAGTTAAAAGAGGTTTTACCGCAAGGTTCTCAAATAACTTTAAATAAAAGAACAAAAAAAGATGTTGTATTACTAGCTACAAAAGAGGCTCATGTTTTAGGTGATTTACTTATAAAATATATATCAAATGAGTTAAATGCAAATATAAAAGCTGTAATTGCAAATCATGAAGATTTAAGAAATTTAGTTGAGAAGTTTGATATTCCATTTTTCTGTATTAGTGCAGATAATCTATCAAAAGAGCAGCACGAAGAGCTTTTAAAAGCAAAAATAGATGAGTTTAATCCAGAACTTATAGTTTTAGCAAAATATATGAGAATTTTAACACCAAATTTTGTTGAAAAGTACAAAGGTAAAGTTTTAAATATCCACCACTCATTTTTACCAGCATTTATAGGTGCAAATCCATATAAACAAGCCTTTGATAGAGGAGTTAAAATTATTGGTGCAACAGCTCACTTTGTAACAAATGATTTAGATGAGGGACCAATTATTTATCAAGATGTTGTAAGAGTAGATCACACTTACTCTTGGGAAGATATGAGAAATGCTGGAAGAGATGTTGAAAAAGTAGTACTTTCAAATGCCTTTGAACTTCTTTTAGAGGATAGAGTTTTTGTATTTAAAAATAAAACGGTGATTTTATAA